A genomic region of Gallaecimonas xiamenensis 3-C-1 contains the following coding sequences:
- the tdh gene encoding L-threonine 3-dehydrogenase, with amino-acid sequence MKALSKLHSQEGIWMVDVDKPELGHNDVMIKIKKTAICGTDMHIYKWDDWAQKTIPVPMVVGHEYVGEIVAMGQEVRGYQIGDRVSGEGHITCGHCRNCRAGRVHLCRNTTGVGVNRAGAFAEYLVIPAYNVFKLPDNIPDDVAAIFDPFGNAVHTALSFDLVGEDVLITGAGPIGIMAAAVARHVGARHVVITDVNDYRLDLAKKMGATRAVNVAKDNLKDVMKELGMTEGFDVGLEMSGVPHAFRQMLDTMNHGGKIAMLGIPPSDMAIDWNQVIFKGLVIKGIYGREMFETWYKMASLIQSGLDLSPIITHRFSVDDFQQGFDAMGSGQSGKVILDWN; translated from the coding sequence ATGAAAGCGCTCAGCAAACTGCATTCGCAAGAAGGGATCTGGATGGTCGACGTGGACAAGCCCGAGCTTGGCCACAACGACGTCATGATCAAGATTAAAAAGACCGCCATCTGCGGCACCGACATGCACATCTACAAGTGGGACGACTGGGCGCAAAAGACCATTCCCGTGCCCATGGTGGTGGGCCACGAATACGTGGGCGAGATCGTCGCCATGGGCCAGGAAGTACGCGGCTACCAGATTGGCGACCGGGTGTCCGGTGAAGGCCACATCACCTGCGGCCACTGCCGTAACTGCCGTGCCGGCCGTGTGCACCTTTGCCGCAACACCACCGGGGTCGGTGTCAACCGTGCCGGCGCCTTCGCCGAGTACCTGGTGATCCCGGCCTATAACGTGTTCAAGCTGCCGGACAACATCCCCGACGATGTGGCCGCCATCTTCGACCCCTTCGGCAACGCCGTGCACACCGCCCTTAGCTTCGACCTGGTGGGTGAAGACGTCCTTATCACCGGCGCCGGCCCCATCGGCATCATGGCTGCCGCCGTGGCCCGCCATGTGGGTGCCCGCCATGTGGTGATCACCGACGTCAACGACTACCGCCTGGACTTGGCCAAGAAGATGGGCGCCACCCGCGCCGTCAACGTCGCCAAGGACAACCTCAAGGACGTGATGAAAGAGCTGGGCATGACCGAAGGCTTTGACGTGGGCCTGGAAATGTCCGGGGTGCCCCATGCCTTCCGCCAGATGCTCGACACCATGAACCACGGCGGCAAGATTGCCATGCTGGGCATTCCGCCGTCGGACATGGCCATCGACTGGAACCAGGTGATCTTCAAGGGCCTGGTTATCAAGGGCATCTACGGCCGTGAAATGTTCGAGACCTGGTACAAGATGGCCTCGCTTATCCAGTCCGGCCTGGACTTGAGCCCCATCATCACCCATCGCTTCAGCGTCGACGACTTCCAGCAAGGCTTTGACGCCATGGGCTCCGGCCAGAGCGGTAAGGTTATCCTCGACTGGAACTGA
- a CDS encoding choice-of-anchor I family protein, whose translation MPKRLSLVALALLGLSACDNHNDNASSNPTPQPSLVDVKLSVLGRYQAGVFGEGAAEIVDFDAASKQLFVINAAAGTLDVLDVANPATPTKTATLDVAALIGEAIGGINSVAVKDGLVALAVENADKQAAGYIAFYKADGLQPLGFVGAGSLPDMVTFSPDGRFALSANEGEPNATYDNDPEGSITLVNLGDDPMAKAASLSPADVKQLTFNAFDGQKDSLIASGVRIFGPGASVSQDLEPEYIAVSDDSTKAYVTLQENNAIAVVDLASASISGISALGFKDHSLAGNGLDASDKDDSINIQTWPVLGMYQPDSIAAFSQDGVNYMVTANEGDSRDYDGFSEEARIKDLDLDPVAFTDASIQDNPKLGRLAVTTTLGQDTSSGLYTKLYSFGGRSFSVFKEEDGQISLVWDSGDEFEQYLAEHLPTAFNSDNDEQDSFDSRSDAKGPEPEGIAVGSIGEQRFAFVGLERIGGIMVYDITDPQAPIFQDYFNNRDFDAVDPLDAGDLGPEGLHFIPAAHSPNGKPLLAVGHEVSGSTVLYQLDTSTRS comes from the coding sequence ATGCCCAAACGCCTCTCCCTTGTCGCCCTAGCCCTGTTGGGACTGAGCGCCTGCGACAACCATAACGACAATGCCAGCTCCAACCCAACACCCCAGCCCAGCCTGGTTGACGTCAAGCTGTCGGTGTTGGGTCGCTATCAGGCCGGCGTATTTGGGGAAGGTGCCGCCGAGATCGTCGATTTCGATGCCGCCAGCAAGCAACTTTTCGTGATCAATGCCGCCGCCGGTACCCTGGACGTGCTGGATGTGGCCAACCCCGCCACTCCCACCAAAACCGCCACTTTGGATGTGGCGGCCCTGATCGGTGAGGCCATAGGCGGCATCAACTCGGTGGCGGTGAAAGACGGCCTGGTGGCCCTGGCCGTGGAAAACGCCGACAAGCAGGCCGCCGGTTATATCGCCTTTTACAAGGCCGATGGCCTGCAGCCCTTGGGCTTTGTCGGGGCCGGTTCCCTGCCGGACATGGTGACCTTCAGCCCCGATGGCCGCTTCGCCCTGTCGGCCAACGAAGGGGAACCCAACGCCACCTACGACAACGACCCCGAAGGCTCCATCACCTTGGTGAACCTGGGGGACGACCCCATGGCCAAGGCCGCCAGCCTGAGCCCGGCCGACGTCAAGCAACTGACCTTCAACGCCTTTGACGGCCAAAAAGACAGCCTGATAGCCAGTGGCGTGCGCATCTTCGGCCCAGGCGCCAGCGTTTCCCAGGATCTGGAACCCGAATACATCGCCGTCAGCGACGACAGCACCAAGGCCTATGTCACCTTGCAGGAAAACAACGCCATCGCCGTGGTGGACTTGGCATCCGCCAGCATCAGCGGCATTTCCGCCCTGGGCTTTAAGGACCACAGCCTCGCAGGCAACGGCCTGGACGCCTCCGACAAGGACGACAGCATCAATATCCAGACCTGGCCCGTGCTGGGCATGTACCAGCCCGACTCCATCGCCGCCTTCAGCCAGGACGGGGTCAACTACATGGTCACCGCCAACGAAGGGGACAGCCGTGACTACGACGGCTTCTCGGAAGAGGCCAGGATCAAGGACTTGGACCTGGACCCGGTCGCCTTTACCGACGCCAGTATCCAGGACAACCCCAAGCTGGGACGCCTGGCGGTGACCACCACCCTGGGCCAGGACACCAGCAGCGGCCTCTACACCAAGCTTTACAGCTTCGGCGGCCGTTCCTTCAGCGTCTTTAAGGAAGAGGATGGGCAGATCAGCCTGGTATGGGACAGCGGCGATGAGTTCGAGCAATACCTGGCCGAGCACCTGCCCACCGCCTTTAACTCCGACAACGACGAGCAAGACAGCTTCGACAGCCGCTCCGACGCCAAGGGCCCTGAGCCCGAAGGCATAGCGGTCGGCAGCATCGGCGAGCAGCGCTTTGCCTTTGTGGGCTTGGAGCGCATCGGCGGCATCATGGTCTACGACATCACAGACCCCCAGGCGCCGATTTTCCAGGACTACTTCAACAATCGCGACTTTGACGCCGTAGACCCGCTGGACGCCGGCGACCTGGGCCCGGAGGGGCTGCACTTTATCCCCGCCGCCCACTCCCCCAACGGCAAGCCGCTGCTGGCCGTCGGCCATGAGGTATCAGGCTCTACCGTGCTCTACCAGCTGGACACCAGCACCCGCAGCTAA
- a CDS encoding TonB family protein, which produces MKRGLLACLLLSTPAFADFNDGLKAYLDKDYQVALSEFTTAAKLGHPNAQFNLGAMYFNGEGVTQDPVQAYAWFSAAADNGFIGAQSTKTQALTLVPKEKLKAATDLAQQRLAQFGKAALTKRLLPVVDVTEDNSPELVVVERKDPRYPNSALIKRLMGFTKIIFDVNEAGGVENARIVDSLPAEVFDKTSLEALSQWRYTPPKDKNGQPIRVHGAKIVLEYRLGGLEVDSNRIQALVTKYNQQALKGDPLASFRKANMMSYLETMEGWRFVESQDGESYNAPELARRHSTRFDSPDDIQFDETSLRTWRFAFRLDPEGHPSHIRLLSGEKESWDSYLQAQLAKKRFFTNGESSPDGLYVINIKKGQRKTYDYVSVKPALASNRQAQQQAMVDAAQGGFSLAQYLVGADLLYGRSCQQDRSKGLEWLTYAAQQGLPEAQELLGLELVSGSKLRQNWAKAKPWLEQASQGGSLLAKRELAKVLATADAAELRDPARAVNLAKEVADKLEDPASLEVLADAWFAKGDKAKARHYLEAALDKAKDRQWPLAHYQQRLAAM; this is translated from the coding sequence ATGAAAAGGGGACTCTTGGCCTGCCTGCTGCTCAGTACGCCGGCTTTTGCCGACTTCAACGACGGCCTTAAAGCCTACCTGGACAAGGACTACCAAGTGGCCCTGTCCGAATTCACCACCGCCGCCAAACTGGGCCACCCCAATGCCCAGTTCAACCTGGGAGCCATGTATTTCAACGGTGAAGGGGTTACCCAGGACCCGGTGCAAGCCTACGCCTGGTTTAGCGCTGCGGCAGACAACGGTTTCATTGGCGCCCAGTCCACCAAGACCCAAGCCCTGACCCTTGTCCCCAAGGAAAAACTCAAGGCCGCCACCGACCTGGCCCAGCAGCGCTTGGCCCAGTTCGGCAAGGCAGCGCTGACAAAGCGGCTTCTGCCTGTTGTTGACGTTACCGAGGACAACAGCCCCGAACTAGTTGTGGTTGAACGAAAAGACCCGCGCTACCCAAACTCAGCCCTAATAAAAAGGCTGATGGGATTTACCAAGATCATCTTTGACGTCAACGAAGCAGGTGGCGTTGAAAACGCCCGGATCGTGGACAGCCTGCCCGCCGAGGTATTCGATAAAACCTCTCTGGAGGCCCTCTCCCAATGGCGATATACCCCACCCAAAGACAAGAATGGCCAACCGATCCGAGTCCACGGCGCAAAGATAGTCCTTGAATATCGTCTTGGAGGTCTGGAAGTAGACAGTAACCGCATTCAAGCATTGGTAACCAAGTACAACCAACAGGCCCTTAAGGGCGATCCCCTGGCCAGTTTCCGCAAAGCCAACATGATGAGTTATCTGGAGACCATGGAAGGCTGGCGCTTTGTTGAAAGCCAGGACGGCGAGTCTTACAACGCACCAGAGCTGGCACGCCGCCATTCGACCCGTTTTGACTCACCAGACGACATTCAGTTTGATGAAACGTCCCTTCGCACCTGGCGCTTCGCCTTTCGTCTTGATCCCGAAGGCCATCCGAGCCATATCAGGCTGTTGTCTGGCGAGAAAGAAAGTTGGGACAGTTATCTCCAGGCACAACTCGCCAAGAAGCGCTTCTTCACTAATGGCGAGTCGTCTCCCGATGGCCTTTATGTGATCAACATTAAAAAAGGGCAACGTAAAACATACGACTATGTCAGCGTGAAGCCAGCCCTGGCATCTAACCGCCAGGCCCAACAGCAAGCCATGGTCGATGCCGCACAAGGTGGTTTTAGCCTGGCCCAGTACCTGGTTGGCGCCGACCTTCTCTACGGCCGTTCCTGCCAACAGGACAGAAGCAAGGGCCTGGAATGGCTGACCTACGCTGCCCAACAAGGCTTACCCGAAGCCCAAGAATTGTTGGGTCTGGAGTTGGTCAGTGGCAGCAAGCTGCGCCAAAACTGGGCCAAGGCCAAACCCTGGCTGGAACAAGCCAGCCAAGGCGGCAGTCTGCTGGCCAAACGTGAGCTGGCCAAGGTGTTGGCCACCGCCGACGCAGCTGAACTCCGTGATCCGGCCAGGGCTGTCAATTTGGCCAAGGAAGTGGCAGACAAGCTGGAAGACCCTGCCAGCCTGGAAGTGCTGGCCGACGCTTGGTTTGCCAAGGGTGATAAGGCCAAGGCCAGGCACTATCTCGAGGCGGCACTGGATAAGGCCAAAGACCGGCAATGGCCCTTGGCCCATTACCAGCAACGTCTCGCCGCAATGTGA
- a CDS encoding GGDEF domain-containing protein: MLSKYRLPPTPEHYALWYVYVSEENPELNAAVDQSLGKDDQLGPSSAALLFQAHLGDARWRDTQALTASLDALGQELSSTLHDTRQDTAQFQSALRDRFGRLGGIEEGSVSLDLLLDEVRNLVKDAKLMEGSAEHLQNRLQSAEDEVNRLREALAKSREEALVDVLTGLRNRRAFDMELEAMDGSVSLILLDLDHFKTVNDTYGHLLGDQVLKAAARQLSGFVRDGALAFRFGGEEFAVLMKEPLAVARRKAETLRILVSKVSVTDRRTGQKVGNITASIGVAEGAAGKQGLQLVGMADKQLYEAKRLGRNRVMPMSL, encoded by the coding sequence TTGCTCAGTAAGTACCGCCTGCCACCGACTCCAGAGCATTACGCCCTCTGGTACGTTTACGTGTCTGAAGAAAACCCGGAACTGAATGCGGCGGTGGACCAGAGCCTGGGCAAGGACGACCAACTGGGTCCCAGCTCGGCGGCCTTGCTATTCCAGGCGCACTTGGGAGATGCCCGCTGGCGGGACACCCAGGCCTTGACCGCCAGTCTGGACGCCCTTGGCCAGGAGTTATCTTCCACCCTCCACGATACCCGCCAGGATACGGCCCAGTTTCAATCAGCCCTACGGGACAGGTTTGGCCGCCTGGGGGGTATCGAAGAGGGGAGTGTCAGCTTGGATCTGCTGCTGGACGAGGTGCGCAACCTGGTCAAAGACGCCAAGCTGATGGAAGGCAGTGCCGAGCACCTGCAAAACCGCCTGCAAAGTGCCGAGGATGAAGTCAACCGGCTGCGAGAAGCCTTGGCCAAGAGCAGGGAAGAGGCCCTGGTAGACGTGTTGACCGGGCTGCGCAACCGCCGCGCCTTCGATATGGAACTGGAAGCCATGGACGGGTCCGTCTCCCTTATCCTGCTGGACTTGGACCATTTCAAAACCGTCAATGATACCTATGGCCACCTCTTGGGGGACCAGGTGCTCAAAGCCGCAGCCAGGCAGCTGTCGGGCTTTGTCAGGGACGGTGCCCTGGCGTTTCGCTTTGGTGGCGAAGAGTTTGCCGTGCTGATGAAAGAGCCGTTGGCGGTGGCCAGGCGCAAGGCCGAGACCTTGCGGATCCTAGTGTCCAAGGTCAGCGTAACCGACCGGCGTACCGGCCAGAAAGTGGGCAACATCACGGCGTCCATCGGGGTGGCGGAAGGCGCGGCCGGCAAACAGGGATTGCAGCTGGTGGGTATGGCCGACAAGCAGCTTTACGAAGCCAAGCGCTTGGGCCGTAACAGGGTCATGCCCATGTCGTTATGA
- a CDS encoding DUF5363 domain-containing protein yields MTWLKALLARYDAWALKWGLHPVYKRSCVPIKKERD; encoded by the coding sequence TTGACCTGGCTTAAGGCCCTGCTGGCCCGTTACGACGCCTGGGCCCTTAAGTGGGGGCTACATCCCGTCTACAAGCGCAGCTGCGTACCGATAAAAAAAGAGCGGGACTAA
- a CDS encoding substrate-binding domain-containing protein — translation MATIKDVANKAGVSISTVSHVLNNTRFVAETTKERVFQAIKELNYAPSAVARSLKVNRTRTLGMLVTTSTNPYFAEVIRGVEETCAERGYTLILCNSGGDPDRQQASLRMLIEKRVDGILVMLSEDATELYGLLGTHPELPQVLMEWGDTQGDIYRIQDNAEQGGYLAAKHLIDKGHKAIGCITGPASKSLTVERLAGYRRAMGEAGLEVNPAWILEGDFEPEGGYAAMERLLAQKDRPTALFVFSDPMALGAISAAHMAGLRVPQDLSVIGYDDVPMANFFSPPLTTIHQPKYRLGQKAAKILLAKVNKEEESNKVLTLHPELIERSSVLDLA, via the coding sequence ATGGCCACCATTAAAGATGTCGCCAACAAAGCCGGCGTCAGCATTTCCACCGTTTCCCATGTGCTCAACAACACCCGCTTCGTGGCTGAGACCACCAAGGAAAGGGTGTTCCAGGCCATCAAGGAACTCAACTATGCACCGTCGGCGGTAGCGCGCAGCCTCAAGGTCAACCGCACCCGCACCCTGGGTATGCTGGTCACCACCTCCACCAACCCCTACTTTGCCGAAGTGATCAGGGGGGTGGAGGAAACCTGTGCCGAGCGGGGTTATACCCTGATCCTCTGCAACTCGGGTGGCGACCCGGACCGCCAGCAGGCCAGCCTGCGCATGCTCATTGAAAAGCGGGTCGACGGCATATTGGTGATGCTGTCCGAAGACGCCACCGAACTTTACGGCCTGCTGGGCACCCACCCGGAACTGCCCCAGGTATTGATGGAATGGGGCGACACCCAGGGGGACATCTACCGCATCCAGGACAACGCCGAACAAGGGGGCTACCTGGCTGCCAAGCATTTGATTGATAAGGGTCACAAGGCAATCGGTTGCATAACTGGCCCGGCCAGCAAGTCCCTGACTGTCGAGCGCCTGGCCGGTTACCGGCGGGCCATGGGGGAAGCAGGCCTGGAGGTCAACCCGGCTTGGATACTGGAAGGGGATTTCGAACCTGAGGGGGGTTATGCCGCCATGGAAAGGCTGCTGGCTCAAAAAGACAGACCCACGGCGCTATTCGTGTTCTCCGACCCCATGGCCCTTGGCGCCATCAGCGCCGCCCATATGGCCGGCCTGCGGGTCCCCCAGGACCTGTCGGTGATCGGCTACGACGATGTGCCCATGGCCAACTTCTTCAGTCCGCCCCTGACCACCATCCACCAGCCCAAATACCGGCTCGGCCAAAAAGCCGCCAAGATACTGCTGGCCAAGGTGAACAAAGAAGAGGAAAGCAACAAGGTGCTGACCCTGCATCCCGAGCTTATCGAGCGGAGTTCGGTGCTTGACCTGGCTTAA
- the glpE gene encoding thiosulfate sulfurtransferase GlpE, giving the protein MEQFAHISIDEAFQKLNDGQARLVDIRDENSFAGGHVEGAYHLTNGTLTRFMGEADFDTPVIVCCYHGVSSQGAAQYLLQQGFEEVYSLDGGFEAWRKVYPYVRDQDTGSIS; this is encoded by the coding sequence ATGGAGCAGTTTGCCCATATATCAATTGATGAAGCGTTCCAGAAGCTCAATGACGGCCAGGCCAGACTGGTGGATATCCGCGACGAAAACAGTTTCGCGGGGGGCCATGTCGAAGGGGCCTACCACCTGACCAACGGCACCCTGACCCGTTTTATGGGTGAGGCCGATTTTGACACCCCTGTCATCGTCTGCTGCTACCACGGCGTATCCAGCCAGGGGGCAGCCCAATACCTGCTGCAACAGGGGTTTGAGGAAGTATACAGCCTCGACGGTGGTTTTGAAGCCTGGCGAAAGGTTTATCCCTATGTCCGCGACCAAGATACTGGGTCAATTTCCTGA
- the glpG gene encoding rhomboid family intramembrane serine protease GlpG: protein MSATKILGQFPEPRLAQGFVDFLRAKGVAARLLPQGPDVAVEVALPAPDWVEAAWQHFLTHPLDERYQEASWQSGGDSPSPFQYAKGSRLRLVAGPLTLGLLAVTILVYLSWMMGYAGLYNALAFPRSLTDLSLGDSYRLVTPILLHFSLLHIGFNLLWWWDLGGKLEKREGSLHLLLVTLVTGFAGNLAQFLATGPAFGGLSGVVYGLFGYFWISGLLYPRRGLALPNSLVLFMLAWLVLGFVGIGLPIANQAHLWGLVAGCALAALPFKRAQ, encoded by the coding sequence ATGTCCGCGACCAAGATACTGGGTCAATTTCCTGAGCCCAGGCTGGCCCAGGGCTTTGTGGATTTCCTGCGGGCCAAAGGGGTGGCGGCCAGGCTGCTGCCCCAGGGGCCTGATGTGGCGGTGGAAGTGGCCCTGCCGGCCCCCGATTGGGTGGAGGCGGCCTGGCAACATTTCCTGACTCATCCCCTGGATGAACGTTACCAGGAAGCCAGTTGGCAGTCCGGCGGTGACAGCCCCTCCCCATTCCAGTATGCCAAGGGGTCTCGGCTGCGGCTGGTGGCCGGCCCCCTGACCCTGGGGCTTTTGGCGGTCACTATCCTGGTCTACCTGTCCTGGATGATGGGTTATGCCGGGCTCTACAACGCCTTGGCCTTTCCCCGCAGCCTGACAGACCTTTCCCTGGGGGACAGCTACCGCCTGGTCACTCCGATATTGCTGCATTTCTCTTTGCTGCACATCGGTTTCAACCTGCTGTGGTGGTGGGATCTGGGGGGCAAGCTGGAAAAACGGGAAGGGTCATTGCACCTGCTGCTGGTGACCTTGGTGACCGGCTTTGCCGGTAACCTGGCCCAGTTCCTGGCTACGGGCCCGGCCTTTGGCGGCCTGTCCGGGGTGGTCTATGGCCTGTTCGGATACTTCTGGATCTCCGGCCTGCTTTATCCCAGACGCGGCCTGGCCCTGCCCAACAGCCTGGTGCTGTTCATGCTGGCCTGGTTGGTGCTTGGGTTTGTTGGCATAGGGCTACCTATTGCCAACCAGGCCCACCTGTGGGGCCTGGTGGCAGGTTGCGCCTTGGCGGCGCTGCCCTTCAAGCGGGCTCAGTAA
- a CDS encoding flagellar basal body-associated protein FliL encodes MRYLLPLLLMLSTLAPIAALADNPAPAADYGYYELEPDIITNYVGQGNRLGYVKLSVQLMVKDKSKLAKVEHHAPLLRDALIEILGNQNSDDIKSLQGREQIRKACLKTAQDLMQAETGEPVVADLLFTKYLYY; translated from the coding sequence ATGCGTTATCTGTTGCCCTTGCTGCTGATGCTGAGCACGCTGGCACCCATCGCAGCCTTGGCCGACAACCCGGCCCCCGCTGCAGACTACGGCTATTACGAGCTGGAACCGGACATCATCACTAACTACGTAGGCCAGGGGAACCGCCTGGGTTATGTGAAGCTGTCGGTGCAATTGATGGTCAAGGACAAGAGCAAGCTGGCCAAGGTGGAACACCACGCGCCACTGCTGCGCGACGCGCTGATTGAGATCCTTGGCAACCAGAACAGTGACGACATCAAGTCATTGCAGGGGCGGGAGCAGATCCGCAAAGCCTGCCTCAAAACCGCCCAAGATCTGATGCAGGCCGAGACCGGCGAACCGGTCGTTGCCGACCTGCTGTTTACCAAGTATCTCTATTACTGA
- a CDS encoding chorismate--pyruvate lyase family protein, which translates to MWSDWQWMSTAQVPALTALERDWLLGQGSMTARLKSRSTQFRVQLLGVDDLSLSPHQAQWLGLPTDVTERTVLLLADEAPCIFAKSLWAGPGHPFSGLGEQPLGEKLFDGDQWRRGGIQIAKVRAAELGLDFPDTSLWARCSAFKAEGKPPVWVMEAFLPPIYRLDTL; encoded by the coding sequence ATGTGGTCTGATTGGCAGTGGATGTCGACGGCGCAGGTACCGGCGCTGACCGCCTTGGAGCGTGATTGGTTGCTGGGCCAGGGGTCCATGACGGCCCGCCTGAAAAGCCGAAGTACGCAGTTCCGGGTCCAATTGCTGGGTGTTGACGACCTCAGCCTCTCGCCTCACCAGGCCCAGTGGCTGGGCCTGCCGACCGACGTCACTGAGCGCACCGTGTTGCTGCTGGCCGACGAGGCACCCTGCATTTTTGCCAAAAGCTTATGGGCCGGCCCCGGCCATCCTTTTAGCGGCTTGGGGGAGCAGCCCCTGGGGGAGAAACTGTTCGACGGTGACCAGTGGCGCCGTGGCGGCATTCAAATTGCCAAGGTCAGGGCCGCAGAGTTGGGCCTGGATTTTCCGGATACATCACTTTGGGCGCGCTGTTCGGCTTTCAAAGCCGAAGGCAAGCCGCCGGTCTGGGTGATGGAGGCGTTTTTGCCCCCCATCTACCGGCTAGATACCCTTTGA
- the ubiA gene encoding 4-hydroxybenzoate octaprenyltransferase, which translates to MTETLHNYLRLMRADKPIGSLLLFWPTLWALLIAGEGYLDPWITTVFFAGVFLMRSAGCVINDFADRKVDGDVKRTAQRPLATGAVSSREALVLFTVLCLLSFALVLTLNSYTIKLSFVALGLAVLYPFMKRYTHLPQLVLGMAFGWGIPMAAAAQANRVDDAIWWLFAANICWTIAYDTFYAMVDRDDDLRIGVKSTAILFGRFDKLITGLLQLCTLLLLLKVGEVAALGLPYYLGVLAMAGLFVHQQWQIRNRERMACFKAFLDNNYAGMVVAVGLFADYLMH; encoded by the coding sequence ATGACCGAAACCTTGCACAATTACCTGCGCCTGATGCGCGCCGACAAGCCCATCGGCTCCCTGCTGTTGTTTTGGCCCACCCTCTGGGCCCTGCTGATCGCCGGTGAAGGCTACCTGGACCCCTGGATCACCACGGTGTTCTTCGCCGGTGTCTTCCTGATGCGCTCGGCCGGTTGCGTGATCAACGATTTTGCCGACCGCAAGGTCGACGGTGATGTCAAACGCACTGCCCAAAGGCCCCTGGCTACGGGGGCGGTCAGCAGCCGTGAAGCCCTGGTGCTATTCACTGTGCTCTGTCTGCTGTCCTTCGCCCTGGTGCTGACCCTTAACAGCTACACCATCAAGCTGTCCTTCGTGGCTCTGGGCTTGGCAGTGCTCTACCCCTTTATGAAGCGCTATACCCATTTGCCGCAACTGGTGCTTGGTATGGCTTTTGGCTGGGGCATTCCCATGGCCGCCGCCGCCCAGGCCAACAGAGTAGACGACGCCATCTGGTGGCTCTTTGCCGCCAACATCTGCTGGACTATCGCCTACGACACCTTCTATGCCATGGTGGACAGGGACGACGACCTGCGTATCGGCGTCAAGTCCACCGCCATTCTCTTTGGCCGTTTCGACAAGCTGATCACCGGTCTGCTGCAACTGTGCACCCTGCTGTTGCTGCTCAAGGTGGGTGAAGTGGCAGCTCTTGGCCTGCCTTATTACCTGGGTGTCTTGGCCATGGCCGGCCTCTTTGTGCACCAGCAGTGGCAAATCCGCAATCGTGAACGCATGGCCTGCTTCAAGGCCTTCTTGGACAACAACTATGCCGGCATGGTGGTCGCCGTCGGCCTTTTTGCCGACTACCTGATGCATTGA
- a CDS encoding 2OG-Fe(II) oxygenase, producing the protein MGDKLAAIVQGLVDNGYVVLPNWLDDELRSALRAELLVRQDELSRAGIGRDLEHQQRLDVRNDQTLWLDGLSLQQQQYLAQMDELRQTLNRSLFLGLNDFECHFAHYGPGHYYQKHLDAFRGRSNRVVSTVVYLNAWWPQDAGGELAIYDDKDQLLDKVSPQPGTLVCFLSEEFPHEVLPAGDDRYSIAGWFRRDGVQLL; encoded by the coding sequence ATGGGTGACAAGCTGGCGGCCATAGTCCAGGGGTTGGTGGACAATGGCTATGTGGTACTGCCCAACTGGCTCGACGACGAGCTGCGCAGCGCCCTGCGTGCAGAATTGCTGGTGCGCCAGGACGAGCTAAGCCGGGCCGGCATAGGCCGGGATCTGGAACACCAGCAGCGCCTGGATGTGCGCAACGACCAGACCCTCTGGTTGGACGGCCTTTCCCTGCAACAACAGCAGTACCTGGCGCAGATGGACGAGCTGCGTCAAACCCTCAACCGCAGCCTGTTCCTGGGCCTCAACGATTTCGAGTGCCACTTCGCCCACTACGGCCCTGGCCACTACTACCAAAAGCACCTGGACGCTTTCCGTGGCCGTTCCAACCGGGTGGTGTCCACCGTGGTCTACCTCAACGCCTGGTGGCCACAGGATGCGGGCGGCGAGCTGGCCATCTATGACGACAAGGACCAGTTGCTGGACAAGGTCAGCCCCCAGCCGGGTACCCTGGTATGTTTCCTGTCGGAAGAGTTTCCCCACGAAGTGCTGCCGGCCGGGGACGACCGCTATTCCATTGCCGGCTGGTTCCGCCGCGACGGCGTCCAGTTGCTCTAA